Proteins encoded by one window of bacterium:
- a CDS encoding biotin--[acetyl-CoA-carboxylase] ligase: MEIEGYPVYFYKEVTSTMDIAKNLIKENKEGIVVAEIQTEGRGRYGRKWLSPEGGLYFSFVLKKSKITDFLSEIISLSLVETMKNFGIENCKIKFPNDIIINEKKI; the protein is encoded by the coding sequence ATGGAAATTGAAGGTTATCCAGTTTATTTCTATAAAGAAGTTACCTCTACAATGGATATTGCTAAAAATCTGATAAAAGAAAATAAAGAGGGAATTGTTGTTGCTGAAATTCAAACAGAGGGAAGGGGAAGATACGGAAGGAAGTGGCTGTCTCCTGAAGGTGGTTTATATTTTTCATTTGTTTTGAAAAAAAGCAAAATTACTGATTTTCTTTCAGAGATAATTTCATTAAGTTTGGTTGAAACAATGAAAAATTTTGGAATAGAAAATTGCAAAATAAAGTTTCCAAATGATATAATAATAAATGAGAAAAAGATAT